A window from Nitrospira sp. ND1 encodes these proteins:
- a CDS encoding DUF2892 domain-containing protein, with protein MRLNESLRLIAGVFVLGAVVLGATVHPYYNYFAAFVAANLIQSSFSGWCPMMALLRRLGVQE; from the coding sequence ATGAGACTCAATGAATCGCTTCGTTTGATCGCCGGGGTGTTTGTCCTGGGCGCGGTCGTGCTGGGCGCCACAGTCCATCCCTACTATAATTACTTCGCCGCGTTCGTCGCGGCCAATCTGATCCAGTCGTCATTCAGCGGCTGGTGCCCGATGATGGCTCTCTTGCGGAGGCTGGGTGTTCAGGAATAA